TATTTCCTTCTAATTCTGTTTTAAATATGGACATTTTTTATAAATATGTTCGTTAAAAATACAACATTTTCATGCCTCTGAAAAATTTCTCCGTGTATTTTACATGCTCTGAACCCGTTTAATATCTTTTCGCAAAGTTGGTACATAGATTGCTTTATATTTTAATTATAAAACAATTGAATTCTGTCGGAATCTTAAAATTATTTATCTGCCAGCAGTCAACGCTCAAAAACGGTTTTAAGAAACTGTCAGCAATGCGAAAAAACAGGAAAGGAGTTGTACTTTATGTCTAAGAAAACCGTTATTTACTGGTCTATCTGGGTATCTCTGCTAAGCGCTTTGTTCAACTGGCTTGTAGGGCTTGTCCCAACTTACAAATATCTTGCAAACGGGGCGGGGGCTCCGTGGATTTTATTTGTATGTCTTGCCGTATTTTTTGCCGGGGGCTTCGGCAGTAAAGATATGGTGCCGGTAATATGCAGTATGATGGCAGGCGTGTTCTGGGGACAGGTTGACCTGCTTCTCATGCAGCTTCCGGGATTCGGCCAGCTGTCAGGATTTTTGGCCATTGTTGTCGGAACCGCAATCACAATGATTCTGCACATCCACTATCTCGGCAAAACCCCCTTCGGCGTCGTGCCGTTTATCTTCGCCGGAGTCTGTCT
The window above is part of the Lachnoclostridium edouardi genome. Proteins encoded here:
- a CDS encoding DUF1097 domain-containing protein; translated protein: MSKKTVIYWSIWVSLLSALFNWLVGLVPTYKYLANGAGAPWILFVCLAVFFAGGFGSKDMVPVICSMMAGVFWGQVDLLLMQLPGFGQLSGFLAIVVGTAITMILHIHYLGKTPFGVVPFIFAGVCLTFATGAHYTANPMGILGLAINLVMGAILCGLCAVGQEYLIKKYPA